The genomic DNA AGTTCCAGGTTTAGAGCTCAGAGTTCAAAGTAACAAAAAGGCTCAGTTCGGAGGGAGGTTGGAACTTGGGGCAAAAGGGTCCAGATTTACGGTGGAGGAAGAAATTGGTTGAAATCCAGAATGCAGTGTCTGGATtccggggtggggggaggtattGGTTTGGGATCCGGGGTTCCTGGGAACTGGAGTCTGAGCCTAAAGGCCACACTGCGAGTGAGGGGCTCAGGGGACACGGAGCCAAGGAGGGAGCCGAGGCAAGCTAAGGCGCCGAGGTCACGCACAGCGCTGGGAGTCGAAGCCGTCCCCAGTTATGGTGAGCAGCTCCAGCTCCTTAATCCGGATCTCCAGCTCGCACAACTCCTCGGGGTGGGAGGCAGAGGCTAGCCGGGAGGTCGTGGGGCCAGGAGCCAGCGGGGAGGCCGCTGCCTCAGGCCTCGGCGGTGGAGAGTAGAAGAAGCGCAGAGGCTCGTAGGGGATGGAAGCCAGGCCGGAGGGCCAGGGAGGGGGACAAGGGCGCTCACTAGGGGGACCCAGGCCGGGTGGCGGCGGGGGTGCTGAGGCCGAGGGTGCCTGGGGCAGTGACCGGCCCCCCGCCGCCGGCGCCC from Budorcas taxicolor isolate Tak-1 chromosome 15, Takin1.1, whole genome shotgun sequence includes the following:
- the C15H11orf91 gene encoding uncharacterized protein C11orf91 homolog produces the protein MPKGRRGCQSPTMSQRPAPPLYFPSLYDRGISSSPLSDFNIWKKLFVPLKAGGAPAGGAPAAGGRSLPQAPSASAPPPPPGLGPPSERPCPPPWPSGLASIPYEPLRFFYSPPPRPEAAASPLAPGPTTSRLASASHPEELCELEIRIKELELLTITGDGFDSQRYKFLKALKDEKLQGLKTRQPGKKSAPLS